A genomic stretch from Thermomonospora umbrina includes:
- a CDS encoding ABC transporter ATP-binding protein, with protein sequence MSVLTLRDLTVDVPGRRVVDGLSLEVGAGRVVALVGPSGGGKSLTARSIVRLHGDGVRTGGRVLLDGTDVLALGPRELRAVRGRRIGYAFQDAAGSLNPTVTVGRHLAETVRAHAAGDPERLGAEALRRCGLDPGTLWSAYPFELSGGQVQRAALALATVLEPELLIADEVTTALDPVTQAAVLDAVRAQAVNEGRAVLLITHDLAVAGRWADEIAVLSEGRLVEHGPAAEVLQAPEAAFTRALVSASGTRREPPAAAPPGDPFRAVRRARRVLRGRARTTVALDGVDLDVGTGESVAVVGRSGSGKSTLVGLLAALDRPDEGAVLAADRDVWRLDGRSRRALRRETGLVFQDAAASFDPRYTVERVVAEALPKGDDRRRVAELLERVGLDPAMAARRPATLSGGERQRVALARALAARPRLLLADEPTTGLDVLAQERVLTLLDDLRREERLAVVFVTHDLRVARRVADRIVVLADGRIVEDLPAAALDTAAHPETRALLTASDPAATFPTFRS encoded by the coding sequence GTGAGCGTCCTCACGCTGCGGGACCTGACCGTCGACGTCCCCGGACGCCGGGTCGTGGACGGGCTGTCGCTGGAGGTCGGCGCGGGCCGGGTGGTGGCCCTGGTGGGGCCCAGCGGCGGCGGCAAGAGCCTGACCGCGCGCTCGATCGTCCGCCTGCACGGGGACGGGGTGCGGACCGGCGGGCGGGTGCTGCTCGACGGTACCGACGTCCTGGCGCTCGGCCCCCGGGAGCTGCGCGCCGTGCGCGGCCGCCGGATCGGTTACGCCTTCCAGGACGCGGCGGGCAGCCTCAACCCCACGGTCACCGTCGGCCGGCACCTCGCCGAGACCGTCCGCGCCCATGCCGCCGGAGACCCCGAACGCCTCGGGGCGGAGGCGCTGCGCCGCTGCGGACTCGACCCAGGGACGCTGTGGTCGGCGTACCCGTTCGAGCTGTCGGGCGGGCAGGTGCAGCGCGCCGCCCTCGCGCTGGCCACCGTCCTGGAGCCGGAGCTGCTGATCGCCGACGAGGTCACCACCGCCCTCGACCCCGTCACCCAGGCGGCCGTGCTCGACGCCGTCCGCGCCCAGGCCGTGAACGAGGGCCGCGCGGTGCTGCTCATCACCCATGACCTGGCGGTCGCCGGGCGATGGGCGGACGAGATCGCCGTCCTGTCCGAGGGCCGCCTGGTCGAGCACGGGCCCGCCGCCGAGGTCCTCCAAGCCCCGGAGGCGGCGTTCACCCGCGCCCTGGTGTCGGCCTCCGGGACGCGACGGGAGCCCCCGGCGGCGGCCCCGCCCGGGGACCCGTTCCGGGCGGTGCGGCGGGCGCGGCGGGTCCTGCGGGGCCGGGCCCGTACCACCGTCGCGCTGGACGGTGTCGACCTCGACGTGGGAACGGGCGAGTCGGTGGCCGTCGTGGGCCGCAGCGGATCGGGGAAGTCGACGCTGGTCGGGCTGCTGGCGGCGCTGGACCGGCCGGACGAGGGCGCCGTCCTGGCGGCCGACCGCGACGTATGGCGCCTGGACGGCCGGTCGCGGCGGGCGCTGCGACGCGAGACCGGGCTGGTGTTCCAGGACGCGGCGGCCTCGTTCGATCCCCGCTACACGGTCGAACGGGTCGTCGCCGAGGCGCTCCCCAAGGGCGACGACCGGCGGCGCGTGGCGGAGCTGCTCGAACGCGTCGGGCTCGACCCCGCGATGGCCGCCCGGCGCCCCGCCACCCTTTCCGGCGGGGAACGGCAGCGCGTCGCCCTGGCCCGGGCCCTGGCCGCGCGGCCCCGGCTCCTGCTCGCGGACGAGCCGACCACGGGCCTGGACGTGCTCGCCCAGGAACGCGTCCTGACCCTCCTCGACGACCTGCGCCGCGAGGAGCGCCTCGCGGTCGTGTTCGTCACCCACGACCTGCGCGTCGCCCGCCGCGTCGCGGACCGGATCGTCGTCCTGGCCGACGGTCGGATCGTCGAGGACCTGCCCGCCGCCGCCCTGGACACGGCCGCCCACCCCGAGACCCGGGCGCTGCTGACCGCCTCCGATCCGGCGGCGACGTTCCCGACGTTCCGCTCATAA
- a CDS encoding ABC transporter permease, producing MAGEVVRRPGFLAVAVRVRRPGVWAAGLVLVALAVLAVAAPWLSPYDPTATDTASTSLPPGSPGHPLGTDTVGRDLLSRMLHGARTSLLVGLAAAAITVVAGTLLGALAAAGPRWLDELVARTADVLLSLPMLVVVLALAAVIGPSPGTVILAVAATSWMPVALVARAELHSQRERLYVRAAYALGLSRGQVLWRHLLPGAFPPIASIAAFEVGHAILTESTLSFLGVGVPPNRPSWGNLLTEAQSHLLTGEWYTVAFPAAAVVVTIMAVNVLATAAARGDGRAW from the coding sequence ATGGCCGGTGAGGTGGTGAGGCGGCCCGGATTCCTCGCGGTGGCGGTGCGGGTGCGCAGGCCCGGGGTGTGGGCGGCGGGGCTGGTGCTGGTGGCGCTCGCGGTGCTGGCCGTGGCGGCGCCCTGGCTGAGCCCGTACGACCCCACGGCGACCGACACCGCGTCGACGTCGTTGCCGCCCGGGTCGCCGGGGCATCCGCTGGGCACCGACACGGTGGGGCGTGACCTGCTGTCCCGGATGCTCCATGGAGCGCGGACGTCGCTGCTGGTGGGGCTGGCCGCGGCGGCGATCACGGTGGTGGCGGGGACGTTGCTGGGCGCCCTGGCCGCCGCCGGGCCCCGATGGCTGGACGAGCTGGTGGCGCGGACGGCCGACGTGCTGCTGTCGCTGCCGATGCTCGTGGTGGTGCTGGCGCTGGCCGCGGTGATCGGGCCGTCGCCCGGCACGGTGATCCTGGCGGTGGCGGCGACGAGCTGGATGCCGGTGGCGCTGGTCGCCCGGGCCGAGCTGCACAGTCAGCGCGAACGGCTCTACGTGCGCGCCGCGTACGCGTTGGGGCTGTCGCGCGGACAGGTGCTCTGGAGGCATCTGCTGCCGGGGGCGTTCCCGCCGATCGCGTCCATCGCGGCGTTCGAGGTGGGGCACGCGATCCTCACCGAGTCGACGCTGAGCTTCCTCGGCGTCGGCGTCCCGCCGAACCGGCCGAGCTGGGGCAACCTCCTCACCGAGGCGCAGTCGCACCTGCTGACCGGCGAGTGGTACACGGTCGCGTTCCCGGCCGCCGCCGTCGTCGTCACCATCATGGCGGTCAACGTGCTCGCCACCGCCGCGGCCCGGGGCGACGGGAGGGCCTGGTGA
- a CDS encoding ABC transporter permease — protein sequence MGPVVLKGFLIRRAATAFAVVVALSALCFALLDVAPGSPAAQILEARNGGRPPAPAAVAALERRMGVDDPLPVRYARWLGDAVTGDLGVSYGSGRPVRDVLAETVPWTVLLTVAATVLSMAGAVAVGLAAALTRRVRLRRGVEAAVFVLGGMPGFVTSLLLLYVFAAWLRVLPSGGVGGPGEPFDVSYLVLPALALAFGHHFGTYVRLVETGVGRLRDAPHVDNARVRGLPRRTVTARHLLRPGMVPFTARLGVGVGGLISGAYATEVIFSWPGVGREAILAARGHDYALLTAIVLVTGLIVVAANLVGDLAVAWLDPRVRLSGGVDGR from the coding sequence GTGGGCCCGGTCGTCCTGAAGGGTTTCCTGATCCGACGGGCGGCGACGGCCTTCGCGGTCGTCGTCGCCCTGTCGGCGTTGTGCTTCGCGCTGCTGGACGTGGCTCCCGGAAGCCCCGCCGCCCAGATCCTGGAGGCCCGCAACGGGGGCCGTCCGCCCGCGCCCGCCGCCGTCGCGGCGTTGGAACGGCGGATGGGCGTCGACGACCCGTTGCCGGTCCGGTACGCGCGGTGGCTGGGCGACGCGGTCACCGGCGACCTGGGCGTCTCGTACGGCAGCGGACGTCCGGTGCGCGACGTCCTCGCCGAGACCGTGCCGTGGACGGTGCTGCTGACGGTCGCCGCCACGGTGCTGAGCATGGCCGGGGCCGTGGCGGTCGGGCTGGCGGCGGCCCTCACCCGGCGGGTCCGGCTGCGCCGGGGTGTGGAGGCGGCGGTGTTCGTGCTGGGAGGGATGCCGGGCTTCGTGACGTCGCTGCTCTTGCTGTACGTCTTCGCGGCCTGGCTGCGGGTGCTGCCGTCCGGGGGCGTGGGCGGCCCGGGGGAGCCCTTCGACGTGTCGTACCTCGTGCTGCCGGCCCTGGCGCTGGCGTTCGGTCACCACTTCGGCACCTACGTCCGGCTGGTGGAGACCGGGGTGGGGCGGCTGCGCGACGCCCCGCACGTGGACAACGCGCGGGTGCGGGGCCTGCCCCGCCGCACGGTGACCGCCCGCCACCTGCTGCGCCCCGGCATGGTGCCGTTCACCGCCCGGCTCGGCGTCGGCGTCGGCGGACTGATCTCCGGCGCCTACGCGACCGAGGTCATCTTCTCCTGGCCCGGCGTGGGCCGCGAGGCCATCCTCGCCGCCCGGGGCCACGACTACGCCCTCCTCACCGCGATCGTCCTGGTCACCGGCCTGATCGTGGTCGCGGCGAACCTCGTCGGCGACCTCGCCGTGGCCTGGCTCGACCCTCGCGTCCGGCTGTCGGGGGGCGTGGATGGCCGGTGA
- a CDS encoding ABC transporter substrate-binding protein: MRKPVVVLGALTALTLTAGAAGCGGGDGGGANRDTFTYAIGDEPETLNPALQDEHTDPVTELVFRGLTRHDAANKAVPGLAASWRVSRDGREYTFTLRKGLTWHDGRPLTSRDVRFTLDAVRRAGADAPLSRNFRAVETVEAPDDTTVRVRLSRPFAPLLDALAVGVLPEHVLRGKKITDADFGRRPVGAGPFRLVAFKPGRYAELESFGGYYEGAPKLKKIVIKYVPDDTARLVQLRNGEVDAAHVQPQQAAKVRGDDDLRLEVHPTADYRALMLNMKQPVFADRRVRQALNYAVDRDAIVKSVVLGYGRPATGPLDESPFKIEAPFKLDPAKVNELMRAAGYTRDGNAPWSKGGTPLTFELSTFAEDSLRVAILNVAATQLKQQGFNVVPKPQPKEWVRSHWGDLQAFVVGWGTPYDADSSVFGPFHSSEALDKGGSNYGTYANADVDRALERGRDTMDPAERKRAYADFQRALIEDPPFVWITYLQTLNAVPADLTGPRRRTLGHHGYGFFWNAEKWARSS; the protein is encoded by the coding sequence ATGCGGAAGCCGGTCGTTGTCCTCGGCGCCCTGACCGCCCTGACGTTGACCGCCGGAGCCGCCGGCTGCGGCGGCGGGGACGGTGGCGGCGCGAACCGGGACACGTTCACCTACGCCATCGGGGACGAGCCGGAGACGCTCAACCCCGCGCTCCAGGACGAGCACACCGACCCGGTCACCGAACTGGTGTTCCGTGGGCTCACCCGGCACGACGCCGCCAACAAGGCGGTGCCCGGGCTGGCCGCCTCCTGGCGGGTCTCGCGGGACGGCAGGGAGTACACCTTCACCCTTCGCAAGGGCCTGACCTGGCACGACGGCAGGCCGCTGACCTCCCGGGACGTGCGGTTCACCCTCGACGCGGTACGTCGCGCGGGGGCCGACGCGCCGCTGTCGCGCAACTTCCGGGCGGTCGAGACGGTGGAGGCCCCGGACGACACCACGGTGAGGGTCCGGTTGTCCCGGCCGTTCGCGCCGCTGCTGGACGCGCTGGCCGTGGGGGTGCTGCCCGAGCACGTGCTGCGCGGCAAGAAGATCACCGACGCGGACTTCGGGCGGCGGCCGGTCGGCGCGGGGCCGTTCCGGCTCGTCGCGTTCAAGCCGGGGCGCTACGCGGAGCTGGAGTCGTTCGGCGGCTACTACGAGGGCGCGCCGAAGCTGAAGAAGATCGTCATCAAGTACGTGCCGGACGACACCGCCCGGCTCGTGCAGTTGCGCAACGGCGAGGTGGACGCCGCGCACGTCCAGCCGCAGCAGGCCGCCAAGGTGCGCGGGGACGACGACCTGAGGCTGGAGGTCCACCCGACCGCCGACTATCGGGCGCTGATGCTCAACATGAAGCAGCCCGTCTTCGCCGACCGGAGGGTCCGACAGGCGCTCAACTACGCCGTCGACCGCGACGCGATCGTCAAGAGCGTGGTCCTCGGGTACGGCAGGCCCGCCACCGGCCCGCTGGACGAGAGCCCCTTCAAGATCGAGGCCCCGTTCAAGCTCGATCCCGCCAAGGTGAACGAGCTGATGCGGGCCGCCGGCTATACCCGGGACGGGAACGCTCCATGGTCCAAGGGCGGCACGCCGCTCACCTTCGAGCTGAGCACGTTCGCCGAGGACTCGTTGCGCGTCGCCATCCTCAACGTGGCCGCCACCCAGCTCAAGCAGCAGGGATTCAATGTGGTCCCCAAGCCGCAGCCCAAGGAGTGGGTCCGCTCCCATTGGGGCGACCTGCAGGCGTTCGTGGTCGGTTGGGGCACTCCGTACGATGCGGACTCCTCGGTCTTTGGTCCGTTCCACTCCTCCGAGGCCCTCGACAAAGGCGGCTCGAACTACGGCACGTACGCCAACGCCGACGTGGACCGGGCCCTCGAACGGGGCCGCGACACCATGGATCCGGCCGAGCGCAAGAGGGCCTATGCGGACTTCCAGAGGGCGTTGATCGAGGACCCGCCGTTCGTGTGGATCACCTACCTGCAGACCCTCAACGCCGTCCCGGCCGATCTCACCGGTCCGCGGCGGCGCACGCTCGGGCACCACGGCTACGGCTTCTTCTGGAACGCCGAGAAGTGGGCCCGGTCGTCCTGA
- a CDS encoding DUF1444 domain-containing protein: MRQSRRSAVAQPREGALALVVPVMRARVPVEMQLEFPLPEGEVPVLEPFLGDLLVGYAIERGAGRDETPGEVRALEHIAGRHCAEWSVEPRDLRERAVTNLRVRRPDLAFNWYPDVRAVSVTAGGDLEAGLVLDDGFVEKLAQDVEGDLVVAIPARDLFVATGTGHPDGVDRLRWVVDQIWADERHPSSEGEAASGAPPHGLAPQRPHLLLTRDLLIRRGTAWELV; the protein is encoded by the coding sequence ATGAGGCAGTCCCGGCGCAGCGCCGTCGCCCAGCCGCGGGAAGGCGCGCTCGCCCTGGTCGTTCCGGTGATGCGGGCGCGGGTCCCGGTGGAGATGCAACTGGAGTTCCCGCTGCCGGAGGGCGAGGTGCCCGTCCTGGAGCCGTTCCTCGGCGACCTGCTGGTGGGCTACGCGATCGAGCGGGGGGCCGGCCGCGACGAGACGCCGGGCGAGGTCCGGGCGCTGGAGCACATCGCCGGGCGGCATTGCGCCGAGTGGAGCGTCGAGCCGCGCGACCTGCGGGAACGCGCGGTGACCAACCTCCGGGTGCGGCGTCCCGACCTGGCGTTCAACTGGTATCCGGACGTGCGGGCGGTCTCGGTGACCGCCGGCGGCGACCTGGAGGCGGGCCTCGTCCTCGACGACGGGTTCGTGGAGAAACTGGCCCAGGACGTCGAAGGCGACCTCGTGGTGGCGATCCCCGCGCGGGACCTCTTCGTGGCCACCGGCACCGGGCATCCCGACGGCGTCGACAGGCTCCGGTGGGTGGTCGACCAGATCTGGGCCGACGAACGGCATCCGTCCTCCGAGGGCGAGGCCGCCTCCGGCGCGCCGCCTCACGGGCTGGCCCCGCAGCGGCCGCATCTCCTGCTCACGCGCGACCTGCTGATCCGGCGCGGGACGGCCTGGGAGCTCGTCTAG
- a CDS encoding cobyric acid synthase encodes MSGALLVAGTTSDAGKSVLTAGLCRWLVRQGVKVAPFKAQNMSLNSMVTLDGAEIGRAQVMQAQAARIEPTADMNPILLKPGSDRRSQVVVLGRPVADVDALEYRAHKDRLREVALASLDRLRAEYDVVVCEGAGSPAEINLRAGDIANMGLARAAGLPVLVVGDIDRGGVFAALYGTVGLLEPADQALIAGFVINKFRGAVELLEPGLRMLQGLTGRPTLGVLPWLDGLQLDVEDSLGLDVPLPGMLDPHGADTLRVAVVRLPRISNFTDIDALTCEPGVSVRYVTTPRELADADLVVLPGSRATVSDLGWLRERGLAERIVRRAREGLPVLGICGGYQMLAEEIVDEVESGVGRVEGLGLLPVRVEFAADKTLRRPTGSAYGHDVRAYEIHHGVATVGEGAEPFLDGCRSGAVWGTTWHGALENDGFRRAFLREVAGAAGRDFVPAPDVEFGALREARLDALGDLVERHLDTDAVRRLIEDGPPAGLPLVAPGGPGP; translated from the coding sequence ATGAGCGGGGCTCTGCTGGTCGCCGGGACGACGTCGGACGCGGGCAAGAGCGTCCTCACGGCGGGGTTGTGCCGCTGGCTGGTGCGCCAGGGCGTGAAGGTGGCCCCGTTCAAGGCGCAGAACATGTCCCTGAACTCGATGGTCACCCTGGACGGCGCGGAGATCGGCCGGGCGCAGGTGATGCAGGCGCAGGCGGCGCGGATCGAGCCGACCGCCGACATGAACCCCATCCTGCTCAAGCCCGGCAGCGACCGGCGCAGCCAGGTGGTGGTGCTCGGCCGTCCGGTGGCCGACGTGGACGCGCTGGAGTACCGGGCGCACAAGGACCGGTTGCGCGAGGTGGCGTTGGCGAGCCTGGACCGGTTGCGCGCCGAGTACGACGTGGTGGTCTGCGAGGGCGCGGGCAGCCCGGCGGAGATCAACCTGCGGGCCGGGGACATCGCCAACATGGGCCTGGCCCGGGCCGCCGGGTTGCCGGTGCTGGTGGTGGGGGACATCGACCGGGGCGGGGTGTTCGCCGCCCTGTACGGGACGGTGGGGTTGCTGGAGCCCGCCGACCAGGCGCTGATCGCCGGGTTCGTGATCAACAAGTTCCGGGGCGCGGTCGAGCTGCTGGAGCCGGGCCTTCGGATGCTCCAGGGGCTGACCGGCCGTCCCACGCTCGGCGTGCTGCCGTGGCTCGACGGGCTCCAGTTGGACGTGGAGGACAGCCTCGGCCTGGACGTTCCCCTGCCGGGGATGCTCGACCCGCACGGCGCGGACACGCTGCGGGTGGCCGTCGTTCGGCTGCCGCGGATCTCCAACTTCACCGACATCGACGCGCTGACCTGCGAACCCGGTGTGTCCGTCCGGTACGTGACCACGCCGCGCGAGCTGGCGGACGCCGATCTGGTGGTGCTGCCGGGCTCGCGGGCCACGGTCTCCGACCTCGGCTGGCTGCGCGAACGGGGCCTGGCCGAACGGATCGTGAGGCGGGCCCGCGAGGGGCTCCCCGTGCTGGGGATCTGCGGGGGCTACCAGATGCTCGCCGAGGAGATCGTCGACGAGGTGGAGTCCGGCGTCGGTCGGGTCGAGGGCCTGGGGCTGTTGCCCGTACGGGTGGAGTTCGCGGCCGACAAGACCCTCCGGCGTCCGACCGGCTCCGCCTACGGCCACGACGTGCGCGCGTACGAGATCCACCACGGGGTCGCGACGGTGGGCGAGGGCGCGGAGCCGTTCCTCGACGGCTGCCGGTCGGGGGCGGTGTGGGGGACGACGTGGCACGGCGCGCTGGAGAACGACGGGTTCCGGCGCGCGTTCCTGCGGGAGGTCGCGGGGGCGGCCGGGCGCGACTTCGTTCCGGCTCCGGACGTGGAGTTCGGCGCGCTCCGGGAGGCCAGGCTGGACGCGCTCGGCGATCTGGTCGAACGGCACCTCGACACGGACGCGGTCCGGCGGCTGATCGAGGACGGGCCTCCGGCCGGTCTCCCGCTCGTCGCGCCCGGCGGCCCGGGGCCGTGA
- a CDS encoding cobalamin biosynthesis protein: protein MPRAGRAVGLLIGVALDVVVGDPRRGHPVAAFGRMAAALERRVHADDRRRGVVYAGVLVAGVAVSGVLLERRARTLPYGETAVTAVATWAVLGGTSLGREGRVMAGALEAGDVTAARRRLSHLCARDPSEMGPKDLARATVESVAENTSDAVVAPLVWGALLGVPGLLAYRAVNTLDAMVGYRNERYERFGWAAARLDDVANWVPARLTGLLTVLCAPVVGGSMKRSYAMMRRDGGAHPSPNAGRCEAAFAGALGVRLGGVNVYGGRVERRPELGEGPPPDVRDIRSAVRLSAAVTAAAAIVCAGVRGGTRAGMGRKAR, encoded by the coding sequence TTGCCTAGGGCCGGGCGGGCGGTGGGCCTGCTGATCGGGGTGGCTTTGGACGTGGTCGTCGGGGATCCGCGACGGGGGCATCCCGTGGCGGCGTTCGGGCGGATGGCGGCGGCGCTGGAGCGACGCGTTCACGCCGATGACAGAAGGCGCGGCGTCGTCTACGCCGGCGTCCTCGTGGCCGGGGTCGCGGTAAGCGGAGTGCTGCTCGAACGCCGTGCGAGGACCCTCCCCTACGGGGAGACGGCGGTGACCGCCGTGGCGACCTGGGCCGTCCTGGGGGGCACCTCGTTGGGGCGGGAGGGGCGCGTCATGGCCGGAGCACTTGAAGCGGGGGACGTGACGGCCGCGCGCAGGCGGCTGTCGCACCTGTGCGCGCGCGACCCCTCGGAGATGGGCCCCAAGGACTTGGCGCGGGCCACCGTCGAGTCCGTCGCGGAGAACACGTCCGACGCCGTCGTGGCCCCCCTGGTGTGGGGCGCGCTGCTGGGCGTCCCGGGGTTGCTGGCGTACCGGGCGGTCAACACGCTCGACGCCATGGTCGGCTACAGGAACGAGCGGTACGAGCGGTTCGGATGGGCGGCGGCGCGCTTGGACGATGTGGCCAACTGGGTGCCCGCCAGGCTGACCGGTCTGCTGACCGTGCTGTGCGCCCCGGTGGTGGGCGGCTCGATGAAGCGCTCGTACGCGATGATGCGGCGTGACGGCGGTGCGCATCCGAGCCCCAACGCGGGGCGTTGCGAGGCGGCGTTCGCGGGTGCGCTCGGGGTGCGGCTCGGGGGCGTCAACGTGTACGGGGGCAGGGTCGAACGGCGGCCGGAGCTCGGAGAGGGGCCTCCTCCGGACGTGCGCGACATCAGGAGCGCCGTGCGGCTGTCGGCGGCCGTGACGGCGGCGGCGGCCATCGTGTGCGCGGGAGTCCGCGGGGGCACCCGCGCGGGCATGGGAAGGAAGGCCCGATGA
- a CDS encoding tyrosine-type recombinase/integrase → MEEERPALPGITLGLDLGAKGREDEDSDGQRRERGTLDAVVVGVDGVPNSCGFRLREMALRVQRRAGRLLRKKCPRLRRGDGRWSGNHGTWNYQLEMPPNADGFRCGPLRRAGFTTRDAAEAEMNQVKELLTIAGDDQETAIRIVDLITATVRETKALPDVGTVRRKVRTWHDLSRSITVGEYLEQWLAGRKALREATRRSYAGHIRLYLIPHLGMIRLDRLRVHDVDRIFDAIDELNDTITQARASSGPKLRAKVKGMWLIGPAAKQRIRATLRSALNKAIKERIIEVNVASLIELPSGKAPKALVWTEERITQWRRDLVEHTAKMDARWRVLARLESAKGYGERINRLDAYIGAPRPSKVMVWTPALTKQFLERARRHRLYAQYHLIAFRGLRRGESCGLRWADLDLKNGTAAIRWQITQIGKEMFEGKPKSDAGEASISLDTATVNALRAHKARQNTERLAAGDTWTDTGYVFTTETGAPVSPNDVTEQFEQLSMEAGLPPIRLHDLRHGAATFLLAAGYDMKVVQETLRLSSITIAADTYTSLLPQLARQSAEDAAGIILNADSGTTGPV, encoded by the coding sequence GTGGAAGAGGAACGTCCAGCCCTTCCCGGGATCACGCTTGGTCTTGATCTCGGTGCTAAAGGCAGAGAGGACGAGGACTCCGATGGCCAGCGTCGCGAGAGGGGCACGCTGGATGCGGTCGTCGTCGGTGTCGATGGCGTGCCGAACTCATGCGGGTTCCGGCTCCGCGAGATGGCCCTGCGGGTGCAGCGACGAGCAGGGCGTCTGCTGCGCAAGAAGTGCCCGAGGCTGCGCAGGGGCGATGGCCGTTGGAGCGGCAACCACGGGACCTGGAACTATCAACTCGAGATGCCGCCGAACGCCGACGGCTTCCGCTGCGGCCCTTTGCGCCGTGCCGGGTTCACCACACGAGACGCCGCCGAAGCCGAGATGAACCAGGTCAAAGAACTCCTGACGATCGCGGGCGATGATCAGGAGACGGCGATCAGGATCGTCGACCTCATCACGGCCACCGTGCGGGAGACGAAGGCGCTGCCGGACGTCGGGACGGTGCGGCGCAAGGTTCGCACCTGGCACGACCTGTCCCGGTCGATCACCGTCGGCGAGTACCTGGAGCAGTGGCTCGCCGGCCGCAAGGCGCTCCGTGAGGCGACGCGTCGCAGCTACGCCGGGCACATCCGCCTGTACCTGATCCCCCACCTGGGAATGATCCGACTGGACAGGTTGCGGGTCCACGATGTGGATCGGATCTTTGATGCGATCGATGAACTCAACGACACCATCACCCAAGCCCGAGCCTCCAGCGGCCCGAAGCTCCGCGCCAAGGTCAAAGGCATGTGGCTGATCGGCCCGGCCGCCAAACAGCGGATCCGCGCCACACTGCGGTCGGCGCTGAACAAGGCGATCAAGGAACGGATCATCGAGGTCAACGTCGCGTCCCTGATCGAGCTCCCGTCCGGTAAGGCGCCCAAAGCGCTGGTGTGGACCGAGGAACGCATCACCCAGTGGCGTAGGGACCTGGTCGAGCACACCGCGAAGATGGACGCCCGCTGGCGGGTGCTGGCCCGCTTGGAGTCTGCGAAGGGGTACGGCGAGCGCATCAACCGTCTCGACGCCTACATCGGCGCTCCGCGTCCGTCGAAGGTGATGGTCTGGACTCCGGCCCTCACCAAACAATTCTTGGAACGCGCGCGGCGCCACCGGTTGTACGCGCAGTACCACCTGATCGCGTTCCGCGGTCTGCGGCGGGGCGAGTCGTGCGGGCTGCGGTGGGCCGACCTGGACCTGAAGAACGGGACGGCCGCGATTCGGTGGCAGATCACCCAGATCGGGAAGGAGATGTTCGAGGGCAAACCCAAATCCGACGCCGGTGAGGCCTCCATCAGTCTCGACACCGCCACCGTCAACGCCCTACGCGCCCACAAGGCGCGCCAGAACACCGAACGTCTCGCCGCCGGCGACACCTGGACCGACACCGGTTACGTCTTCACCACCGAGACCGGGGCGCCGGTCAGTCCGAACGACGTCACCGAGCAGTTCGAGCAACTGTCCATGGAGGCGGGACTGCCACCCATCCGTCTGCACGACCTGCGCCACGGAGCGGCGACGTTCCTGCTCGCCGCCGGCTACGACATGAAGGTCGTCCAGGAGACGCTGCGTCTGTCGTCGATCACGATCGCCGCCGACACCTACACGAGTCTGCTCCCGCAGTTGGCGCGGCAGTCGGCCGAGGACGCAGCCGGGATCATCCTCAACGCCGACAGCGGCACCACCGGGCCGGTGTGA